A portion of the Sphingobacterium spiritivorum genome contains these proteins:
- the gldM gene encoding gliding motility protein GldM — protein sequence MAGRRETPRQKMIGILYLVLLGLVALNVSDSILDAFKNLANSLSTSTQNTQAGIDNMFLSFRETKMKENPERAKPILEKAEKAQQLTAKLTAYVDELKTLLAQEGGGEDSETGDLIKRNNTDIAYRLMITEKRGKQLRDMINSTKDELEKLTNKEVSFSLFAQDPAPRAGIKKSWEDSNFGDGIPLTAAITALEKIKADAKNTESAVVKHIFGKMDQAVVNLDRFSAVAVAPTSYLIQGQPYTAKVFLTAYDSKSNPSISVNGGALNVKDGQGLYSVNTSSVGEFKWQGKILVKQTDGTMKEYLTEPMTYQVAKPSAVVSPDAMNVLYIGVSNPISVSAPGIPMSSIQVAGNGVTISGSGGKYAAKVTTPGKATVSVSAKIDGKVQQLGTTEFRVKRIPKPAARVAGKTGGAISAAQLRGQNVVSAALDNFEFDAKFSITKFNMYILKPRVDPIGPYQSSGSSFSAQMKTGLGAITPGTLVAIYNIVGVGPDGVAQNLDPISFQVTN from the coding sequence ATGGCAGGTCGTAGAGAAACACCCAGACAGAAGATGATTGGGATCCTATATTTGGTCCTACTAGGATTAGTAGCCCTGAATGTTAGTGATTCCATTTTAGATGCGTTCAAAAATTTAGCAAACAGCTTAAGTACATCAACCCAGAATACGCAAGCAGGGATTGATAATATGTTTTTGTCTTTTCGGGAGACAAAAATGAAAGAAAACCCGGAGCGTGCCAAACCTATTCTTGAAAAGGCAGAGAAGGCACAGCAGTTGACAGCAAAATTGACAGCTTATGTTGATGAGTTGAAAACACTTTTGGCACAGGAAGGTGGCGGAGAGGATAGTGAAACAGGAGATCTGATCAAAAGAAACAATACAGATATCGCTTACCGCCTGATGATCACTGAAAAACGTGGAAAGCAATTGCGGGATATGATTAATTCAACAAAAGATGAATTAGAAAAACTGACCAATAAAGAAGTCAGTTTCAGTTTGTTTGCTCAGGATCCGGCACCACGTGCGGGTATTAAAAAGAGTTGGGAAGATTCTAACTTCGGTGATGGTATTCCATTGACTGCAGCGATCACCGCATTAGAAAAAATCAAAGCAGATGCTAAGAATACAGAATCAGCCGTTGTAAAACATATTTTCGGTAAAATGGATCAGGCTGTTGTGAATCTGGATAGATTCTCTGCTGTAGCAGTTGCCCCTACTTCATATTTAATCCAGGGACAGCCTTATACTGCTAAAGTATTTCTGACTGCTTATGATTCCAAATCCAATCCTAGTATTTCAGTAAACGGTGGTGCGCTGAATGTGAAGGATGGTCAGGGACTTTATTCGGTCAACACCTCTTCCGTAGGAGAGTTTAAATGGCAAGGTAAAATTCTTGTGAAACAGACAGACGGAACAATGAAAGAATATCTGACAGAGCCTATGACTTATCAGGTAGCAAAACCATCTGCAGTAGTATCTCCGGATGCTATGAACGTATTGTATATTGGAGTTTCAAATCCAATTTCGGTATCTGCTCCCGGTATTCCGATGAGTAGTATTCAGGTGGCAGGAAACGGAGTGACAATCTCCGGATCAGGCGGTAAATATGCTGCTAAAGTGACTACTCCTGGAAAGGCAACAGTAAGTGTTTCTGCTAAGATTGACGGTAAGGTACAGCAACTGGGAACAACAGAGTTTCGTGTAAAACGTATACCGAAACCTGCGGCAAGAGTTGCAGGAAAAACCGGTGGTGCTATTTCGGCAGCACAACTTAGAGGTCAGAATGTAGTTTCAGCAGCATTAGATAATTTTGAGTTTGATGCTAAATTCAGCATTACTAAATTTAATATGTATATCCTGAAACCAAGAGTTGATCCTATTGGTCCTTACCAATCTTCTGGTTCGAGCTTCTCGGCACAGATGAAAACAGGATTAGGAGCAATTACTCCTGGTACGTTAGTTGCGATTTACAATATTGTGGGTGTTGGTCCTGACGGAGTAGCACAAAATCTGGATCCTATTTCATTCCAGGTTACAAATTAA
- the gldL gene encoding gliding motility protein GldL has product MATKRKFKFGINTLINWGATVVIIGLMFKILHFKGGEWMIGIGLAVEALLFFIMGFLASESEVDWTRVYPELDEDYNGELPKAGARPAVAAVPAATGNTAALDKLLQDAKIDENLIGNLGDGLRTFSDKVASISKVADTATATNLFADKLNAASAGAANLSSAFDRAAADLKTFNESSTDMQQFKEQVSTFNKNLASLNAIYGNMLSAMNPNKS; this is encoded by the coding sequence ATGGCAACAAAACGTAAGTTTAAATTTGGTATCAACACCTTGATCAACTGGGGTGCTACTGTCGTAATCATTGGATTAATGTTTAAAATTCTCCATTTTAAAGGTGGTGAGTGGATGATAGGTATTGGATTGGCTGTTGAAGCTCTTTTGTTCTTCATAATGGGTTTTTTAGCGAGCGAATCAGAAGTAGACTGGACAAGGGTATATCCTGAGTTGGACGAAGATTATAACGGTGAGTTGCCAAAAGCTGGTGCACGCCCTGCAGTTGCAGCAGTTCCTGCAGCAACAGGTAATACAGCAGCATTAGACAAATTATTGCAGGATGCTAAAATAGATGAAAACCTCATTGGTAATTTAGGAGACGGACTACGTACATTCAGTGACAAAGTCGCTTCTATATCTAAAGTCGCAGATACCGCTACTGCAACAAATCTGTTTGCAGATAAATTAAATGCGGCATCGGCAGGTGCAGCAAACCTGAGTTCTGCATTTGACCGTGCAGCTGCGGATTTGAAAACATTTAATGAATCCTCTACTGATATGCAACAATTTAAAGAGCAGGTGAGTACGTTCAATAAAAACTTAGCTTCTCTAAATGCGATCTATGGAAATATGCTTTCTGCTATGAATCCAAACAAATCATAA
- a CDS encoding SUMF1/EgtB/PvdO family nonheme iron enzyme, translated as MNYNLFKVLTLAVMGSLLISSCKGPGNNGELLGVRLDKLKANKTPYGMVLIPGGTFIMGQSDEDITFSQVSQNRQVTIAPFYMDDTEISNSEYRQFVNWVRDSILITNFLGDDSYFIQNQGTAPTSGERHIDWNKVQSKSPWKTKDQTQRERVNSMYYQGEDRIFGKNEIDVRLLKYHYEWYDLRRAIAAKNDPSRSRSEFIMRDTILVYPDTTVWVSDFSYAQNEPMVEGYFSHPSFDEYPVVGVTWKQAQAFNTWRTRLFNNAAAKNREVERMPYQLPSEAEWEYAARAGKNGMQYPWGGPSARNARGCLMANFKPGRGNYIDDGAAYTAPVYSYWPNDFGLYNMAGNVAEWTQSSYDESAYSFVHDMNPTYAHSAKASDQNAMKRKVVRGGSWKDIGYFLQNSTRQYEYQDTAKSYIGFRSVTRYTGVTK; from the coding sequence ATGAATTATAATTTATTTAAAGTTCTTACTCTTGCTGTTATGGGCTCGCTGCTTATCAGTAGCTGCAAAGGCCCGGGTAATAACGGAGAGTTACTGGGGGTGAGATTAGATAAACTGAAAGCCAATAAAACACCTTATGGAATGGTTCTTATTCCCGGAGGTACTTTTATTATGGGACAGTCCGATGAAGATATTACCTTTTCACAAGTATCTCAAAACAGACAGGTGACTATTGCGCCTTTCTATATGGATGATACGGAGATCTCTAACAGCGAGTACCGCCAATTTGTGAACTGGGTACGTGACTCTATCCTTATCACCAATTTTCTTGGTGATGATTCTTATTTTATTCAGAATCAAGGAACAGCTCCTACTTCCGGAGAACGCCACATTGACTGGAATAAAGTACAGAGCAAATCTCCATGGAAAACAAAAGATCAGACCCAACGTGAACGTGTCAACAGCATGTACTATCAGGGAGAGGATCGTATCTTCGGGAAAAATGAAATCGACGTAAGATTGCTTAAGTACCATTACGAGTGGTACGATCTCCGCAGAGCAATTGCAGCGAAAAATGATCCTTCCCGCAGCAGATCAGAATTTATAATGCGAGATACAATCCTGGTATATCCGGATACAACGGTTTGGGTAAGTGATTTTAGCTATGCACAGAACGAGCCTATGGTAGAAGGATATTTTTCCCATCCTTCATTTGATGAATATCCTGTCGTTGGTGTTACATGGAAACAGGCGCAGGCCTTCAATACCTGGAGAACCCGTCTGTTTAATAATGCAGCAGCTAAAAACAGAGAAGTAGAACGCATGCCTTATCAGCTTCCTTCCGAAGCGGAATGGGAATATGCTGCAAGAGCCGGAAAGAACGGTATGCAATACCCATGGGGAGGACCTTCAGCCAGAAATGCAAGAGGTTGTCTGATGGCGAATTTCAAACCAGGAAGAGGTAATTATATCGATGATGGCGCAGCGTATACTGCTCCGGTATATTCCTACTGGCCAAATGATTTCGGCTTATATAATATGGCTGGAAATGTTGCAGAATGGACACAATCGAGCTATGACGAATCGGCCTATTCTTTCGTTCATGATATGAATCCCACTTACGCTCACAGCGCTAAGGCGAGCGATCAAAATGCTATGAAACGTAAAGTTGTACGTGGAGGATCATGGAAAGATATTGGTTATTTCCTGCAAAACTCTACACGTCAGTATGAATATCAGGACACTGCAAAATCATATATCGGATTCAGATCTGTGACACGATATACAGGCGTGACCAAATAA